The following coding sequences are from one Eucalyptus grandis isolate ANBG69807.140 chromosome 11, ASM1654582v1, whole genome shotgun sequence window:
- the LOC104426418 gene encoding glutathione S-transferase U8: MEEELKLLGMWGSLYSRRVEMALKIKRVKYEYLEQEIFHNKSALLLKYNPVHKKVPVLVHNGKPIAESQMILEYIDETWKDNPILPQDPYERAMARFWAKFVDEKCVPALWKSCMSVGPEREKAQEEACELLSTLEGELKGKKFFGGENIGFVDIVGDVLAYWVGVLQEAVGVDVLTEDKFPVLCRWAEDFRNCPVVKENLPPRDKLLAFFKTQSEMLNSLQKK, translated from the exons ATGGAGGAAGAATTGAAGCTATTGGGTATGTGGGGAAGCCTGTATAGCCGGCGAGTTGAGATGGCTTTGAAGATCAAAAGGGTCAAATACGAGTACTTAGAGCAGGAGATATTCCACAATAAGAGTGCTTTGCTTCTCAAGTACAACCCAGTGCACAAGAAGGTACCCGTGCTTGTCCACAATGGCAAACCCATTGCGGAGTCTCAGATGATTCTCGAGTACATTGATGAGACATGGAAGGACAACCCAATTTTGCCACAAGATCCATACGAGAGAGCGATGGCTCGTTTCTGGGCTAAGTTCGTGGATGAAAAG TGTGTGCCAGCTCTCTGGAAGTCCTGCATGAGCGTTGGGCCCGAGAGGGAAAAGGCGCAGGAGGAAGCATGTGAACTCTTGAGCACTCTTGAAGGTGAGCTCAAGGGCAAGAAGTTCTTCGGAGGCGAGAACATCGGGTTCGTCGACATCGTGGGCGACGTCCTCGCGTACTGGGTTGGAGTCCTCCAAGAAGCGGTCGGGGTCGACGTCTTGACCGAGGACAAGTTCCCCGTGCTGTGCAGGTGGGCCGAAGACTTTCGGAATTGCCCGGTCGTGAAGGAGAATCTGCCTCCAAGGGACAAGCTCTTGGCCTTCTTCAAGACTCAATCCGAGATGTTAAATAGCCTTCAGAAAAAATGA
- the LOC104426419 gene encoding probable glutathione S-transferase, producing MGEELKLLGAWANPFSRRVEIALKIKGVEYEYLDGDIIHNKSALLLEYNPVHKKMPVLVHNGKPIAESLMILEYIDETWKDNPILPRDPYKRAMARFWAKFLDEKCVPALWKYCWSLGEEQENAYEEACGVLKILEGDLEDKKFFGGNNLGFVDITANSVGLWIVVIQEAGGFNILTPDKFPRLCKWAEEFRSCPVVKENLPPRDRLYALFKARFEKISGSKDAELASRH from the exons ATGGGTGAAGAATTGAAACTATTGGGTGCATGGGCGAACCCATTTAGCCGGCGAGTCGAGATAGCTCTGAAGATCAAAGGGGTTGAATACGAGTACTTGGATGGGGACATAATCCACAACAAAAGCGCTTTGCTTCTCGAGTACAACCCCGTGCACAAGAAGATGCCTGTGCTTGTCCACAATGGCAAGCCCATCGCGGAGTCTCTGATGATTCTTGAGTACATCGACGAGACATGGAAGGACAACCCGATCTTGCCACGAGATCCGTACAAGAGAGCGATGGCCCGATTCTGGGCTAAGTTCTTGGATGAAAAG TGCGTGCCGGCCCTTTGGAAATATTGTTGGAGCCTCGGGGAAGAACAGGAAAATGCATATGAAGAAGCATGCGGGGTCCTGAAGATTCTCGAGGGCGATCTCGAGGACAAGAAGTTCTTCGGAGGTAACAACCTCGGGTTTGTGGACATCACCGCCAACTCCGTGGGACTCTGGATCGTAGTTATCCAAGAAGCTGGTGGGTTCAATATCCTAACTCCCGATAAATTTCCCCGGCTGTGCAAGTGGGCTGAAGAGTTTCGAAGTTGCCCGGTCGTCAAGGAAAATCTCCCTCCGAGAGACAGACTCTATGCCTTGTTCAAGGCCCGCTTCGAGAAGATCAGTGGCTCGAAGGATGCCGAATTAGCCTCGCGTCATTAG
- the LOC104426420 gene encoding uncharacterized protein LOC104426420 gives MGKFICILALLLMACVVSRGALAAGECGKSTTPDAEAMKLAPCAAAAQDAKAPVSDSCCAQVKSIGKNPSCLCAVMLSNTAKASGIKLETAITIPKRCNIADRPVGYKCGAYTLP, from the exons ATGGGCAAGTTCATTTGCATCCTTGCATTGCTCCTGATGGCATGCGTGGTGTCCCGGGGAGCTCTCGCTGCAGGCGAGTGTGGGAAGTCGACAACCCCAGACGCCGAGGCCATGAAGCTGGCCCCCTGCGCGGCAGCTGCACAGGACGCTAAGGCCCCTGTGTCTGACAGCTGCTGTGCCCAGGTGAAGAGCATAGGGAAGAACCCGAGCTGCCTCTGCGCCGTGATGCTCTCGAACACAGCCAAGGCTTCCGGTATCAAGCTCGAGACCGCCATCACAATCCCCAAGCGCTGCAACATCGCAGACCGCCCGGTGGGTTACAAGTGCGGAG CTTATACCCTGCCATGA
- the LOC104426421 gene encoding uncharacterized protein LOC104426421: MEGRKQGGSSSAPASASASASASPPPSSFASELFGSKEAYPSSSSAGIFGSIFAPPPRVLGKESVRYESERKQDFQNEPWRSKSGLPDDASNVSGGGQSMLNGDMATIYQEQRVQPCHLSSSIFYGGQENYCHPSSTQGSGLNSVSKKDPGEDDGSASRGNWWQGSLYY; the protein is encoded by the exons atgGAGGGAAGGAAGCAAGGTGGATCGTCTTCTGCCCCTGCCTCTGCCTCTGCCTCCGCCTCAGCCtctccgccgccgtcgtcgttCGCTTCGGAGCTGTTCGGTTCCAAGGAGGCGTATCCGTCGTCGTCCTCGGCGGGCATCTTCGGCTCCATCTTCGCGCCTCCCCCcagg GTTCTTGGGAAGGAATCTGTGCGTTACGAGAGCGAGAGGAAGCAGGATTTTCAGAACGAGCCGTGGAGAAGCAAATCCGGACTTCCAG ATGATGCGTCAAATGTCAGCGGAGGAGGTCAGAGCATGCTGAATGGAGATATGGCTACCATTTATCAAGAGCAGAGAGTACAACCATGCCACCTCAGTTCGTCTATATTTTATGGTGGCCAAGAGAACTATTGCCACCCTTCGAGTACTCAGGGATCTGGATTAAATTCTGTG TCCAAGAAAGATCCTGGAGAAGATGACGGAAGTGCTTCCAGGGGAAATTGGTGGCAAG GGTCTCTATATTACTGA